The Ptychodera flava strain L36383 chromosome 14, AS_Pfla_20210202, whole genome shotgun sequence genome segment atcatagtatctttaatgtacatggcaagtttcatcaattttggtcatgtaacttcaaatagatatccttaatttcaaaaattcattaaatatgcaaattaggatttgcatgaagtaaaaatgcttaatgactttcaataaggttaaatcatagtatcttcaatatgcataccaagtttcgtcagttttgatcaagtaaattcagatatatactcctaattaggaaatttcattaaacatgcaaattagtaattatctttcacgtcaccccttaatatctttcaaagctgatatatcttggtgtgatcaacatttgtagcgaatctcatcaaattgtgtgcagtcgttgtcaatatatatcaggttttttttctaaaatcattaattatgcaaatgagcaaaaagtaagcaagctcttgccatttgcaaactgaatctatgtaccagatttgattctgatcggatgagccgtttttgagatattgggtacacagacagacagagagacagacagacagacagacagacagacacacagacagacagacatcgctgcgacatatgcccacgtgtgtcaacacgtcaGCAAAAAAGGGTTTCCTTTGCTTTTGTATCAGTCAATAAAGTCCGAGAAAGTTCCGAGTGCTGAGATAGCTTAGGGTTCATGATTCTGAAAACGTTTTTCTTCTTGATGTTTTATctgttttgtttgaagtaaaCGTTTTTGGAATAACACCAAATGATAtagtttttacttttttcttgttcatccCACGGTTGCTTGTGGTTAGGTATACAATGAAAAGCCCCTATCTAGTTGAAAAAATGACACAGGGGCTGTCGACCGTGTACCGAACTACAAGCGAGTTTGGttaatttccaattttgttCCGAACCAGAATTCCCTTTCGATAATATTGGTCGCTCCCCTTTGAAGCAGTAACTTTGATTCATGTACAAAAACGCTTTGCTCACCCATTGTCTGATGAGAAGAATATTAAGGTGTTATCTGTGATCCCCTGTCTCTGAATCTCTTCCAGAACCTGCCCAACACTCCAGTCCACTTCAGCCAAGGAATCACCATACACTCCACGAAGCGAAGAGTTGCGGAACCGTTTTCCCGCAAACTGAGGAACGTGGCAATGTTGGAATGCGTAGTAGAGGAAGAATGGTTGATTTCGCGAGGAAATTCTAGATATGAAGTTTCTCGCAGTCACTGCATATCTCCTATGAAGGTTGGGTAAGTCTACAGGCTGTTCAATGATTTTATCATCGAGGAAAAGTGGACACCCGGAAAACTGTGGCCTGCACGAATGCTGGTTACACGTGACATCTGGCCAGAAGCATGTTTGGCATGGACACTGATTGTGAGCATAGGGGATACCTAAGTAGTGGTCAAAACCAAAATTTGTGGGTAAATATTTTTGATTCCTTCCAATTCCAAGATGCCATTTTCCGATGATCGCTGTCTGATAACCTTGTTCCTTGAGTAGATTTGCGATGGTCGTTTCATCCAATGGAAGGCCTCCTGTGCTGTCAGGAAATAGTGCGCCTGGATAAATGCCCGTGCGGGGCGCCAGTCGACCGGTCAGCAATGCCGCCCTGCACACGAACAATAACATAAAGTATGTCAAgtcaattataaataaaaccGGAACAAAGATTAAGAAGTATTAGTGATGTCGAATACAGCTTCTGTTACAAGTCAGGGAAAACGTTCCTTCAGATATGTGTGGCTAGGTACACGGTGGAAAGCCCTTTTGATTTTGTCTACGTAATTGGGGTTGTCCGCCGTGTACCTAAACCACAATCTAGTGTGTCCCAACGCGTCTCTCACAGACTCACTGCATCATCAAGGTACTTTCAATGTTTTAATTCAATGACACAAGTCTGTGGTTAATTAAAACGACCTGGAATTACAACCTATATCGCACGTCGGAATCAGTATTTTACTTTGACATTTGTTGTAGTTGCCTATCCCTGTGTTTTCTAGGGTCGaaaatgtaacatgcaatatctaatAATACAAACCTTGAGGGACTACACGCAGAAGCTGCGACGTAGAACTGTGTGAACAACATTCCCTTCGATGCTAACCTGTCGATGTTTGGTGTCGAGGAGGTCGGGTGACCGTAGCAACCAAGATCGCCATAGCCTACATCATCGGAAAATAGGATTACAATATTGGGCTTCGATGATGCAACGACTGTAGTACCAGTCACAATAAAAAGAATGAAGGGACGCAGAAATAAACCTGCCATTGCCGGAGGTTACAATCACGTAATTGTTATCCTCTGATCGCTTGTGTAAATGAAACTACTCGCGGCCAATTGATAACCCTGCGGATAACCGAAGCGAAAAAAGCAAGCGAACGAATAAACGCCCCTACTTAAAAATCTATTCAATTGACATATTTCTCTTGAGTGTTTTCGTCACTCTGCACTGTTGACATTTCTGATAACAGTCCAGTAGTATTTGTGATACATCATTCAACAATAACACATGGTCTACAGTTCCTGTGAATTCGTTTTATGGTCGTTAAAATTTCTCCTGTGATGTGATATGGAGGGTTAGTTTGAAATTGGGATTTGTTGATTAAAATAATTGGTCAAACGAAACTTAAGGGCCGCATTCACAAATACATGTGAggagggctggaggaattcaaattcgaaaattttaggggtagtagagggtaggacttgaaaattttgctctgcgtGTAAGAGGgcacctgaaaatattttggttccttgttatgttttacattttcagatccCATAGTTTGGTAGGTAACTaaaagaaaaatgaataacatatTTTTGTCATCCAATGTTTATAATACAGCTACTTTTCAattgggttcgaacccacaacatacggcatcagtcgcctagcggagaggccacagagagaaccgctcggctaaatctccactcccaaaaaagagtggttcaatagccggttTATAATGTCAGTAATAATGTTAGTGatgattaaacaaaatctagaacaattttgtcgcatttcatgacttttatttatttcgaaaaaaaatctaaaacggtATGAATGCTATTGGATTTCCATTGGGGAAACAACAAGTAGGCCTTGTAATAGGGAaaaagctgcaactgttgatattttttcaatatttctatgcaatgtatcaaatacagttacTTGCTGTCTCCCAACagaatgctgaaacacacaatatatatatatatatatatatatatatatatatatatatatatatatatatatatatatatatatatatacactattTGTGATAAATTTATTAGAGTTCACActaaaagtcatttgtcaattacacaaatgcacattaaaCATACACAGACTGTATTGCAAGCCGGACAGTTGAACATGCTGTTTagagaacaagaacgcagtttaAGAAACTGgacaaaatttttgtcaaaattatcacaacgTTAATATTatagctactgccctgctactgccaaCGGGTAGTGTgtctgtcactgcataccaaTTGGTGTGTCactgttcacaaaaaatgttgaCTATGGTACACAAAAAGAGTGCATCTCCTTGAATGTAATGGTACATTCTACTTCTATTCCTATATGGCTACCagtatttgtcattttacaatgaATATACCATAGAGTGCCGCAAAGATGTGAATGATCAGTAGGAATGTTAAACTTGATGTTTCAATATTGTATCGTGTatcgacaattttttttggtagtgaattttttaaaaatcatgttgaaatgcttTAAACTTATTCACACAGCCTCTGCACTAATATACATCATTCTTATGGTACATTGACATTTCGATGAATATGAAATGCAACTGACAACGATATAAGTGTGGATGACACATATGTAGATTGTGTTGCTAAACTGAAAACTGAATACTTCAACATAATAAGATGTAAAACAAGATATGGAGTTAATACAAAAatcaaacatagtgaaaagtATCAAAATTGTACGTTTGTAATACTGTTTGCTTAAGGGTGtatgatcagaaaaaaatgcagTTATTGTAATTCGCAtttgggatttttgaattctacaCCAGTTGTTGACGAAAGCCAcattatagtaaaattttctTTGCAAAACAGTAAATCCACTAAATTTCTACGAGGGCGCTATCTTGTCGTCATCTACATATTGTAacactgaaataaaacaaaaacaaagaaatcaaaacgacaaacaaacaaacaacaatttgtGAACCGTACATAAATTCAGACTACCACTTGATTCTTGACTTGCAATCTCTCCAGAACAAGTAACTGTAGATGACGAACGGAGTAGTCGCAATGTTCATGTCATCGTTAATGCCACGGCGATGAGGAATTCCGACCTGAACAGAGTCAAAGAAGACTGTTAACATTTCAATTCTGGATGAACATTGCAACTTAAGATTTGGGGGAAAAACAAACTGCACaatatatttatctattttaAACTATTACATCGTACTCTTAAGTGTTTGtcaaattccattaaaatgGACATACCCTGAGTATATTTCTCTGGAAAACTGAGTGATTTTGGTGCTTTGTGACACTGACAACACCATGGAAACGGCTTACAACCAGCATTACAGCATGGCTGAACATCTGGATCAGTCGGTTTCAACATTTCACTCTCAGCCCAATCCATGGTTAACACATGCTTCTTGTAGATTCGCTtgatcttgttcaaaatttctaTGTACTCTTCGCCCTCTTGGTTCACATTGTAGAGCTCTGACGGATCTTCATGCAAGTCAAAAGTAAAGGAGGGTCGTGTTTCGTAAGTGTTGCTGATGGGCGACAGTCTGTGTCGGGGTTTTCTTCACCGCTTCCTCCCGATCCTTTTGTGTAGAAGTGTGCTTTATATTGGCGATAACGCACAGCGTAGACACCAACACTTTTGGACGCATCTGGAGAATAGAAGAAAAATGTTTCCCGTGGACTCTGCAACAGGGAAAACGTATCAGTTATTTCTGTCACCTTTACATTGTGTTCATTTACGCAGGCATTCAAATGGGTAAAAGTACACTTTTCGCAGTCACGAAGAACCTCTACAAACAATCTATCAGTAACCACAGACCCTGAAACTTAGTGATAGCGACTTAGTGATAAGTATATATATTAACTGCATTAAATGCAAGTTTAGCGTACCTTGCTTCCATTGAACAGCACTGAGCTGATGTCAGTGCCATCCAAGGCAACGCTTGGCAGTGCTGCTCCAGTGAGTTTGGCTAGAGTTGGTAACAGATCCATTGTACTGGCCAGTTCAGCTGTCCTGACACAGCTGGTATTTTACCAGCCATACTGCTATACCAGGTACTCGCTGTCCACCTTCATACGTTGTACCTTTTCCACATTTGAGTAAACCGGCCACTCCCCCTTCTCTTTTGTACTCAATAGCAGGGCTTCACATTGCATAAGAGAGACAAAAACCTGACTTTTATAAGACAATTACTTGCATTCTGTGGTAAACTACTGATTATAGTCCCTTAAAGGCTGTGTTCGACCGTACATAAAACTTTGCCAGAAGCAAAGGCAGTGATTTCTCAAAGGGAATACGCCAATGTACAAGGGTCCTCATGGTGAAAGATTTCACTAAACAATTTGTAAAGGGAGATCTCTCCATGCATGTAGCTTGTGAGTGAAAATCTGCCTTTATACTGTTAGCATGAAGACAATGTTGTATAATGTTGTCCGTGAACGTCTTGGAAAGTGTTACATTTCAGTGAATATTTCGGTCAATTCAAGGTTCTATATTGTAAGAGTTTGGTATTTCACACTTGCCTGTCTGAAAGGATACCACAAGTAACTTTTGACGCCAACGGTGAATTCATGTTTAACCATAGCAAGTAAAACGCctttactgtctatggtttaaccTACTTTTCGATATCTATCCGAGCAAATACTTAACATAAAACGATAACcaaatatgaactgtaaatgctcacgtgtttcattatatattgcagttatgtgtaaatttgaacatttgccttatgtttgcaacttcattgaaagtattatgatcaacataataaacaatattcaccacagattaactctataggtcattaagtattaacatatgtaattagctgaaataaaaataattaatttctttgactgctataattgtatcaccacttatatagcaagtgtaattgcctttggtcaagtccttcaaactatatattccaaaagctcattagatatgcaaactattaattagctgacatgaaaacttaagtgcgaaatgacttcaaatattggtataacctggtataatcatcaatgtcatagcatgttgtgccaactttgatcaaatagatccaagtatatatccctaattaggaaagttaattaaatacacacattaggaattggctgaagcaaaaatgcttaatgcctttcaataatgttagcccacataatggtatctttaatgtacatagcaagtttcatcaattttggtcatgtaaattcaaatatatatccctaatttcaaaaattcattaaatatgcaaattaagagctggatgaagtaaaaatgcttaatgactttcaataatgtcgtatcgtagcatctttgatgtacatagcaagttttgtcaacttttgttcagtcaatacagataaatatccctgattatgaaagttcattaaatatgcaaataaggaactggctaaagttcaaatgcttatgattttcaataatgttctatcatagtatctttaatgtacatagccagtttcatcaactttggtctcgttaattcaaataaatacctctaattaggaaagttcataaaatatgcaaattggctgatgtaaaaatgctgaatgacatttaataatgttctatcatagtatctttaatgtacatggcaagtttcatcaattttggtcatgtaacttcaaatagatatccttaatttcaaaaattcattaaatatgcaaattaggatttgcatgaagtaaaaatgcttaatgactttcaataaggttaaatcatagtatcttcaatatgcataccaagtttcgtcaattttgatcaagtaaattcagatatatactctaattaggaaatttcattaaacatgcaaattagtaattatctttcacgtcacccctaatatctttcaaagctgatatatcttggtgtgatcaacatttgtagcgaatctcatcaaattgtgtgcagtcgttgtcaatatatatcagttttttctaaaatcattaattatgcaaatgagcaaaaagtaagcaagccacatccaccagaaactaatcagttcttgccatttgcaaactgaatctatgtaccagatttgattctgatctgatgagccgtttttgagatattgagtacacagacagacagacagacagacagacacacagacagacagacatcgctgcgacatatgcccacgtgtgtcaacacgtcaGCAAAAAAGGGTTTCCTTTGCTTTTGTATCAGTCAATAAAGTCCGAGAAAGTTCCGAGTGCTGAGATAGCTTAGGGTTTATGATTCTGAAAACGTTTTTCTTCTTGATGTTTTATctgttttgtttgaagtaaaCGTTTTTGGAATAACACCAAATGATAtagtttttacttttttcttgttcatccCACGGTTGCTTGTGGTTAGGTGTACAATGAAAAGCCCCTATCTAGTTGAAAAAATGACACAGGGGCTGTCGACCGTGTACCGAACTACAAGCGAGTTTGGttaatttccaattttgttCCGAACCAGAATTCCCTTTCGATAATATTGGTCGCTCCCCTTTGAGGCAGTAACTTTGATTCATGTACAAAAACGCTTTGCTCACCCATTGTCTGATGAGAAGAATATTAAGGTGTTATCTGTGATCCCCTGTCTCTGAATCTCTTCCAGAACCTGCCCAACACTCCAGTCCACTTCAGCCAAGGAATCACCATACACTCCACGAAGCGAAGAGTTGCGGAACCGTTTTCCCGCAAACTGAGGAACGTGGCAATGTTGGAATGCGTAGTAGAGGAAGAATGGTGATTTCGCGAGGAAATTCTAGATATGAAGTTTCTCGCAGTCACTGCATATCTCCTATGAAGGTTGGGTAAGTCTACAGGCTGTTCAATGATTTTATCATCGAGGAAAAGTGGACACCCGGAAAACTGTGGCCTGCACGAATGCTGGTTGCACGTGACATCTGGCCAGAAGCATGTTTGGCATGGACACTGATTGTGAGCATAGGGGATACCTAAGTAGTGGTCAAAACCAAAATTTGTGGGTAAATATTTTTGATCCTTCCAATTCCAAGATGCCATTTTCCGATGATCGCTGTCTGATACCTTGTTCCTTGAGTAGATTTGCGATGGTCGTTTCATCCAATGGAAGGCCTCCTGTGCTGTCAGGAAATAGTGCGCCTGGATAAATGCCCGTGCGGGGCGCCAGTCGACCGGTCAGCAATGCCGCCCTGCACACGAACAATAACATAAAGTATGTCAAgtcaattataaataaaaccGGAAGAAGTATTAGTGATGTCGAATACAGCTTCTGTTACCAGTCAGGGAAAACGTTCCTTCAGATATGTGTGGCTAGGTACACGGTGGAAAGCCCTTTTGATTTTGTCTACGTAATTGGGGTTGTCCGCCGTGTACCTAAACCACAATCTAGTGTGTCCCAACGCGTCTCTCACAGACTCACTGCATCATCAAGGTACTTTCAATGTTTTAATTCAATGACACAAGTCTGTGGTTAATTAAAACGACCTGGAATTACAACCTATATCGCACGTCGGAATCAGTATTTTACTTTGACATTTGTTGTAGTTGCCTATCCCTGTGTTTTTAGGGTCGaaaatgtaacatgcaatatctaatAATACAAACCTTGAGGGACTACACACAGAAGCTGCGACGTAGAACTGTGTGAACAACATTCCCTTCGATGCTAACCTGTCGATGTTTGGTGTCGAGGAGGTCGGGTGACCGTAGCAACCAAGATCGCCATAGCCTACATCATCGGAAAATAGGATTACAATATTGGGCTTCGATGATACAACGACTGTAGTACCAGTCACAATAAAAAGAATGAAGGGACGCAGAAATAAACCTGCCATTGCCGGAGGTTACAATCACGTAATTGTTATCCTCTGATCGCTTGTGTAAATGAAACTACTTGCGGCCAATTGATAACCCTGCGGATAACCGAAACGCCTATAGCTTAAAATTTATTCAACTGAGTACACATTTCTccggaatttttttgtcaatctGCAACGGTGACATTTCTGATAACAGTCCAGTGGTATTTGCGATACATCATTTGAACAATAACACACGGTCTATAGTTCCTAGGATTTCGTTTTATGGTCTTCAAAATTTCTCCTGTCGTGTGATAAACGCGAATGGAGGGTTACTTTGAAATTGGGATTTGCGGATTAAATCAATTGGTCAAACAAATCATAAAGGCCGCGTTCACAAATACTGGTGAGGAGGGCTGGAGGAAAGTTTTGCAGTGCGTATAAGGGGgcacctgaaaatattttggttccttgttatgttttacattttcagatccCATAGTATGGTAGGCAACTAAAGGAAAAATGGATAACATTTTTTGTCATCCAATGTTTATAATGTCAGTaataatgttagtaataattaaacaaaatctggaacaattttgtcgcatttcatgacatttatttcgaaaaaatctaaagCGATTTGAATGCTATCGAATTTTcataagaaaaacaacaattaGGCCCTGTAACAGGGTAAAAGatgcaactgttgatatttttttcaacatttctctgcaatatatcaaatacggTTCTTTCTgtttccctacagcatgctgaaacacactatattcagtttgtcgacaaagcctatACACTATTGATGATAATTGAATTGGAgttcagactgaaagtcatttgtcaatgatacatatgcacattacatATACacaaactgtgttggcaagctggaCAGTTTAATATGCTGGAAAGAGAACAAACAGCAGTCTCAGAAACTGCAgcaaattttttgtgaaattatcGAAGTTAATATTACAgttactgccctgctactgccaaCGCGTAGTATCTCTGTCACAGCATATGGGTGTGTCGCTATTCACAAAAAATGTTGACTATGGTACACAAAAAGAGTGCATCTCCTTGAATGTAATTGTACAGTTTACTTCCATTCCTATATGGCTaccaatatttgtaattttaaataaatacatcatagaatgcTGCAAAGATGTGAATGATCACTAGCTATGTTAAACTTGATTTTTCAACATAGTATATCGTGTATCGTGTATCGGCATAATTTTTTgtagtgatttttaaaaaaatcatgttgaaacgCTTTAAACTTCACACAGCCTCTGCACTAATATACATAATTCTTATGGTATATAGACATTTCGATGAATATGAAATGCAACTGACAAACGATATAAGTGTGCATAACACATATGTAGATAGTGTTGCTTAGCTGAATACAGAATACTTCAACATAATAGCATAATAAGATGTACAACAAGAGATTGGAGTTaatacaaaaagcaaaaatactgaaaagtatcacagttttatgtttgtaatattgttttTTAAGGGTGCACGAttagaaaaaactgtagctattGTTATACTTTTGCattagggatttttgaattctgttattatcaaaattgtaaagaaaatagATGGGGTCACCTTGCTTGATTTTCTTCAATCGTACGATGGAAAGTCACAGCTTTTAATGAGAATTACTTACAATCAATATGTAagaccattcatttcaagttcagtCATTGAATGAAATGTTCGCATTCTAATCGTACAATGACACAAACGTAcaattttgaacagtaaagattacaatttaaaagacaaaatgtgtgaataaatgtattttttaattttcaccaaatttgccattattacacccgaAATTTCACAGACTAAAGGTTTTATTTGatagaatattttaaccttccagatttttcaattttgtaatccttttataagtagcatctacTTTATATATGTCTTTCTTTTGTAGGTCACTGTGAGTCTGTTCTCAGTATTTCACTTTTTGGCAAAGTGTAGCCATGAATTTACATACATTATTATGATCGTCATTTTGAGTACTCTTCAGCGGATTCCATTGACTCGACCTCTGCCTTAAATGAAACGCGTTTGGCGATGAAAAAGCGCTGTTGTGATACCTATGTAAGAAAATGTTTGCTGAAGTGCAAGTTCCAACAAACTAAATTGTCTAAAGTCAATTCTAAGATCCTCTCAAAGATAATTCAACAAATGCTGTTCTTATTTTATACAAATAATTAGCTTGGGGAATCGAAAACCCTGATGGGAGAATGGTTTGGTCCTCAGCATACATAACTAAGTGAGAATGGCTTGTTACAGACAATTGAAGATCGTTAATAAATAGGCTATCCATCAAGgcgtttcaatattttttttctcgagTCTTCATAATTGATAATAATGCGTAGAACCTTAGAACGTagtacacgattggaactaatttgggataattggatctctatatcttttaaatttctcaaaagtgtcaggTGCCCTATAattgaatgtttcaatattacaaattactc includes the following:
- the LOC139149534 gene encoding arylsulfatase A-like, coding for MAGLFLRPFILFIVTGTTVVASSKPNIVILFSDDVGYGDLGCYGHPTSSTPNIDRLASKGMLFTQFYVAASACSPSRAALLTGRLAPRTGIYPGALFPDSTGGLPLDETTIANLLKEQGYQTAIIGKWHLGIGRNQKYLPTNFGFDHYLGIPYAHNQCPCQTCFWPDVTCNQHSCRPQFSGCPLFLDDKIIEQPVDLPNLHRRYAVTARNFISRISSRNQPFFLYYAFQHCHVPQFAGKRFRNSSLRGVYGDSLAEVDWSVGQVLEEIQRQGITDNTLIFFSSDNGPAIEYKREGGVAGLLKCGKGTTYEGGQRVPGIAVWPGKIPAGVRTAELASTMDLLPTLAKLTGAALPSVALDGTDISSVLFNGSKSPRETFFFYSPDASKSVGVYAVRYRQYKAHFYAKGSGGSGEENPDRDCRPSATLTKHDPPLLFDLHEDPSELYNLNQEGEEYIEILNKIKRIYKKHVLTMDWAESEVLKPTDPDVQPCCNAGCKPFPWCCQCHKAPKSLSFPEKYTQGRNSSSPWH